CGCTAAACGTTTGCGACCTGAAGAACGGCGACGATTGATGATTTTTCTACCATCTTTTGTGCTCATTCTTTTAAGAAAGCCATGTTTTCTGCGACGTTTTAGATTACTTTTTTTAAAAACCGTTAATGACATAAACTTCTCCGTAATAATTTCATATATCTTATATTCTAAAGCAAAAACAGTATTATTTCAAATTATTGCTCAAATCCAAATAAATT
This DNA window, taken from Candidatus Babeliales bacterium, encodes the following:
- the rpmH gene encoding 50S ribosomal protein L34, producing the protein MSLTVFKKSNLKRRRKHGFLKRMSTKDGRKIINRRRSSGRKRLAPSKY